The proteins below come from a single Ochotona princeps isolate mOchPri1 chromosome 6, mOchPri1.hap1, whole genome shotgun sequence genomic window:
- the PEX11A gene encoding peroxisomal membrane protein 11A isoform X1: MDAFTRFTNQTQGRDRLFRATQYTCMLLTYLLEPKAGKEEVVMKLKKLESSVSAGRKWFRLGNVVHAMQATKQSIHATDPVPRLCLTLANLNRVIYFICDTMLWVKSVGLATGISKEAWRRRAARHYYYFLLLSLARDVYEISLQMGRVAHDRAKKEKGSSQGPCGYNVADEETEWLQSFLLLLFRSLKRHPPLLLDTVKNLCDILIPLSQLGIYKSNRGLIGLGGLVSSVTGIITVAYPQMRLRTC, translated from the exons ATGGACGCCTTCACCCGCTTCACCAACCAGACCCAGGGCCGGGACCGCCTCTTCAG AGCCACTCAGTACACATGCATGTTGCTTACGTATTTGTTAGAGCCTAAGGCTGGCAAAGAGGAGGTGGTCATGAAACTCAAGAAACTGGAGTCCAGTGTGAGTGCTGGCCGTAAAT GGTTCAGACTGGGCAACGTGGTCCATGCCATGCAGGCAACCAAGCAGAGCATCCATGCCACCGACCCTGTGCCCCGCCTATGCCTAACGCTAGCCAACCTGAACCGTGTGATTTATTTCATCTGTGACACCATGCTCTGGGTGAAGAGCGTGGGTCTGGCCACTGGCATCAGCAAAGAGGCATGGAGGAGGCGAGCTGCCCGCCACTACTACTACTTTCTGCTGCTGAGCCTGGCCAGGGACGTGTATGAAATTTCCCTGCAGATGGGACGGGTCGCGCACGACAGAGCCAAGAAGGAGAAGGGGTCCTCCCAGGGTCCTTGTGGATACAACGTGGCCGACGAGGAGACAGAGTGGCTGcagtccttcctcctcctcttattCCGGTCTCTGAAGCgccatcccccactgctgctggacaCTGTGAAGAACTTGTGTGACATCCTGATCCCGCTAAGCCAGCTGGGGATCTACAAGTCTAATCGAGGCCTCATCGGCCTGGGAGGGCTTGTGTCCTCAGTAACAGGCATCATCACTGTGGCCTATCCACAGATGAGACTCAGGACCTGCTAG
- the PEX11A gene encoding peroxisomal membrane protein 11A isoform X2, whose amino-acid sequence MKLKKLESSVSAGRKWFRLGNVVHAMQATKQSIHATDPVPRLCLTLANLNRVIYFICDTMLWVKSVGLATGISKEAWRRRAARHYYYFLLLSLARDVYEISLQMGRVAHDRAKKEKGSSQGPCGYNVADEETEWLQSFLLLLFRSLKRHPPLLLDTVKNLCDILIPLSQLGIYKSNRGLIGLGGLVSSVTGIITVAYPQMRLRTC is encoded by the exons ATGAAACTCAAGAAACTGGAGTCCAGTGTGAGTGCTGGCCGTAAAT GGTTCAGACTGGGCAACGTGGTCCATGCCATGCAGGCAACCAAGCAGAGCATCCATGCCACCGACCCTGTGCCCCGCCTATGCCTAACGCTAGCCAACCTGAACCGTGTGATTTATTTCATCTGTGACACCATGCTCTGGGTGAAGAGCGTGGGTCTGGCCACTGGCATCAGCAAAGAGGCATGGAGGAGGCGAGCTGCCCGCCACTACTACTACTTTCTGCTGCTGAGCCTGGCCAGGGACGTGTATGAAATTTCCCTGCAGATGGGACGGGTCGCGCACGACAGAGCCAAGAAGGAGAAGGGGTCCTCCCAGGGTCCTTGTGGATACAACGTGGCCGACGAGGAGACAGAGTGGCTGcagtccttcctcctcctcttattCCGGTCTCTGAAGCgccatcccccactgctgctggacaCTGTGAAGAACTTGTGTGACATCCTGATCCCGCTAAGCCAGCTGGGGATCTACAAGTCTAATCGAGGCCTCATCGGCCTGGGAGGGCTTGTGTCCTCAGTAACAGGCATCATCACTGTGGCCTATCCACAGATGAGACTCAGGACCTGCTAG
- the PEX11A gene encoding peroxisomal membrane protein 11A isoform X3, producing the protein MQATKQSIHATDPVPRLCLTLANLNRVIYFICDTMLWVKSVGLATGISKEAWRRRAARHYYYFLLLSLARDVYEISLQMGRVAHDRAKKEKGSSQGPCGYNVADEETEWLQSFLLLLFRSLKRHPPLLLDTVKNLCDILIPLSQLGIYKSNRGLIGLGGLVSSVTGIITVAYPQMRLRTC; encoded by the coding sequence ATGCAGGCAACCAAGCAGAGCATCCATGCCACCGACCCTGTGCCCCGCCTATGCCTAACGCTAGCCAACCTGAACCGTGTGATTTATTTCATCTGTGACACCATGCTCTGGGTGAAGAGCGTGGGTCTGGCCACTGGCATCAGCAAAGAGGCATGGAGGAGGCGAGCTGCCCGCCACTACTACTACTTTCTGCTGCTGAGCCTGGCCAGGGACGTGTATGAAATTTCCCTGCAGATGGGACGGGTCGCGCACGACAGAGCCAAGAAGGAGAAGGGGTCCTCCCAGGGTCCTTGTGGATACAACGTGGCCGACGAGGAGACAGAGTGGCTGcagtccttcctcctcctcttattCCGGTCTCTGAAGCgccatcccccactgctgctggacaCTGTGAAGAACTTGTGTGACATCCTGATCCCGCTAAGCCAGCTGGGGATCTACAAGTCTAATCGAGGCCTCATCGGCCTGGGAGGGCTTGTGTCCTCAGTAACAGGCATCATCACTGTGGCCTATCCACAGATGAGACTCAGGACCTGCTAG
- the PLIN1 gene encoding perilipin-1, whose product MTANKGLPLLDGDLPEQENVLQRVLQLPVVSGTCECFQKTYASTKEAHPLVASVCNAYEKGVQGASSLAAWGMEPVVRRLSTQFTAANELACRGLDHLEEKIPALQYPPEKIASELKDTISTRLRSARNSISMPIASTSDKVLGAALVGCEFAWGVARDTAEFAASTRVGRLASGGADLALGGIEKVVEYLLPPAKEEPGYSPGRQQGQKPPKTKPSLLRRVGALANTLSRHGMQSTAWALRQGQALAMWIPGVAPLSSLAQWGASAAMQVVSRRRSEVRVPWLHHLATAQEEEHDEQTDSEGAETEEEEESETEEGLGEAAAMPDPRGLLGSMAHTLQKTLRGTLSAVTWAPAAVLGTAGRMLHLTPAHTVSSTKSRAMSLSDALKGVTDNVVDTVVHYVPLPRLSLMEPESEFRDIDNPPAEAERREAERKGSGARPASPEPTPRPVQPRGSLRSVRGPALEDKAEPPSALRPGFLAAPREKPTRRVSDSFFRPSVMEPILGRAQYSQLRKKS is encoded by the exons ATGACAGCGAACAAGGGCCTCCCTTTGCTGGATGGAGACCTCCCC GAGCAGGAGAACGTGCTGCAGCGTGTGCTGCAGCTGCCGGTGGTGAGCGGCACCTGCGAGTGCTTCCAGAAGACCTACGCCAGCACCAAGGAAGCCCACCCCCTGGTGGCGTCTGTGTGCAACGCCTATGAGAAGGGCGTGCAGGGCGCCAGCAGCCTGGCCGCCTGGGGCATGGAGCCGGTGGTCCGCAGGCTGTCCACCCAGT TCACAGCTGCCAACGAGCTGGCCTGCAGAGGCCTGGACCACCTGGAGGAAAAGATACCAGCTCTCCAGTACCCTCCAGAAAAG ATCGCCTCGGAGCTGAAGGACACCATCTCCACGCGCCTCCGCAGTGCCCGCAACAGTATCAGCATGCCCATCGCCAGCACGTCAGACAAGGTCCTGGGGGCCGCGCTGGTTGGCTGCGAGTTTGCCTGGGGAGTGGCTCGAGACACGGCCGAGTTCGCTGCCAGCACTCGCGTTGGCCGCCTGGCGTCCGGTGGGGCCGACTTGGCCTTGGGCGGCATTGAGAAGGTGGTGGAGtacctcctgccccctgccaagGAGGAGCCAG GCTATTCCCCTGGACGCCAGCAGGGTCAGAAGCCCCCCAAGACCAAGCCGAGCCTGCTGAGAAGGGTAGGGGCCCTGGCCAACACCCTTTCTCGGCACGGCATGCAGAGCACGGCCTGGGCACTGCGGCAGGGCCAGGCCCTGGCCATGTGGATCCCAGGTGTGGCACCCCTG agcagcctggcccagtggggCGCATCGGCAGCCATGCAGGTGGTGTCCCGGAGGCGAAGCGAGGTCCGGGTGCCCTGGCTGCACCATCTTGCCACGGCCCAAGAGGAAGAGCATGATGAGCAGACGGACTCGGAGGGGGCAGAgacggaggaggaggaagagtcgGAGACAGAGGAGGGGCTCGGTGAG gcagcagccatGCCTGACCCACGAGGCCTGCTGGGCAGCATGGCACACACTCTGCAGAAGACCCTGCGTGGCACGCTCTCAGCTGTGACGTGGGCGCCTGCGGCTGTGCTGGGCACAGCGGGGAGGATGCTGCACCTCACACCTGCCCACACCGTCTCCTCCACCAAGAGCAGGGCCATGTCTCTGTCGGATGCCCTGAAGGGTGTCACTGACAACGTGGTGGACACAGTGGTGCACTATGTGCCG CTCCCCAGGCTGTCGCTGATGGAGCCCGAGAGCGAATTCCGAGACATCGACAACCCGCCGGCAGAAGCCGAGCGCCGGGAGGCGGAGCGCAAGGGGTCCGGGGCACGGCCCGCTAGCCCGGAGCCCACGCCGCGCCCCGTGCAGCCCCGCGGCAGCCTGCGCAGCGTGCGGGGCCCGGCACTTGAGGACAAGGCCGAGCCGCCCTCCGCGCTGCGCCCGGGCTTCCTGGCCGCGCCGCGCGAGAAGCCCACGCGCAGGGTCAGCGACAGCTTCTTCCGGCCCAGCGTCATGGAGCCCATCCTGGGGCGCGCGCAGTACAGCCAGCTGCGCAAGAAGAGCTGA